AATGCACAGCTTTAACTGTGATCATCATGTTTTTAGTCTCTGGTTAACACATGCGTGGTGTGATATCATGTGCATATATTCACCTTTTTCTAGAATACCATCCCTCCACAACGTACCAGCATCATGCTTGCTCCCAGGGTATGGGCCATCCAGCTCGCATATCAGACCATTTGGGCACATCAAGGATTGGTACTTTAGTGCATGTAGCCGCTTGTGCCCAGAAAAATAAGTACGCTGATCTTTTGACGGTCTGCAAATTGGCCACACCGTGCCGTCATTGAAGGCCCAGCAATTCTTCAAAGGTGCACCTTTCAGATATACTGCCTGTAAACAGAAGATAAATACATTGAGATACTGACAAGTACAATAATATGCCTGCGATAGCTAAGAAATAGGTGAGAAATTTCTCGGCAGCATGACTGAGCCACACGTTGgcagaaacaacaaaaaataaaaaaacgtatAACACTTACCTCGCTCATGGCTTTCAAGTCCTCAGTGGTCAACCACTTGTGAACGGTGAGGTCGTCTAGCAGAAATCCAAACTTGCGTTCAATGTGCCGCATAACTTTGTTTGTCACACTTGAAATCACAGAATAGTGCCTGGCGAAATACTCCTGCAGATCACATAAGCCGTTCGGGTACGCAAGCCTTCGCAGACACATGCACAGCGCTTCGTAGCCAGAGATGCGCGCTCCCTGAGCACTCGACAAGTACTGCGGTAACTCCAGAGCCATGACAAGAAGTGGAAAATCTGCCTTCTCGAAACGAAATTGCCGGCGAAACACGCGATCTGGAATAGCTTCGATGTTGAGCAAGCCTCCTCTTGAGGACACGTACAACCTGCGCTGCCGCTCTGGTTCCCGAAGCATAAGCGCTTCGATGTCATCCCAGCCTAAAAAGGACAGGTAATAGGGGTCTTGAAGAATACTCGATCGTGGCATGTCGAAGAAAGCGATGTGTTTCGGGTATTCAGACACAACACTGAATCAAACGCGGCACGGAAGACAGCAAGGTTGACTTTGGATCAGCTCGACTTGGTGACGCACTTGTGGATTCTACAGTGAATTTACTGTTTTTATGTCTAGATGGCGCCGTAtgtgcttgcgttagcgttagcgcgAATGCCTTCCGCGGCACTAAAAGACCACCAGTTGGCACGCAGCCCATTCCgttttagcgttagcgttgcgacgtacgctaacgctaacgtaagcgttttccgctatacaaAAACTCTCTAATGACTATCGTATCGTCCTACCTTATCTCCCAACTGGTAAGCTCGTCACCGACATCGTTTTTCTACATGCTGACCTACTCAGATGCCCATATCGTGCGCAAGACTTTAGAGATGCTCTCCGGAAGATTATACACTTGaaataaataatttcaaacgagaAATTCCAGATGCTCCACGTCGGGATGGTGACATGCAAATCGCCGTCAGTGAAAGACAGATTAGTCGCCTGCATTGAATTGCTGGTTAAGAGATGCGTTGCGATTGATCCAGAACCGGCGGAAGTAAAGAATTAGATGCTGTGGCTTCCC
The DNA window shown above is from Dermacentor silvarum isolate Dsil-2018 chromosome 1, BIME_Dsil_1.4, whole genome shotgun sequence and carries:
- the LOC119445933 gene encoding uncharacterized protein LOC119445933, with amino-acid sequence MTNFVAAKAQWWSSRGWDDIEALMLREPERQRRLYVSSRGGLLNIEAIPDRVFRRQFRFEKADFPLLVMALELPQYLSSAQGARISGYEALCMCLRRLAYPNGLCDLQEYFARHYSVISSVTNKVMRHIERKFGFLLDDLTVHKWLTTEDLKAMSEAVYLKGAPLKNCWAFNDGTVWPICRPSKDQRTYFSGHKRLHALKYQSLMCPNGLICELDGPYPGSKHDAGIFHDSGLYKKLEKLNEGNQQFVLYGDPAYPLRPLLMKPYGGTRKTVQQEKFNAAMSAVRNS